In a single window of the uncultured Dysgonomonas sp. genome:
- a CDS encoding amidohydrolase — MEKMKEAVEKAIDRNAAEIIGLVKDIEQHPELGFQEHRTSKLVADFLRGCSYQVEDGLALTGLKTSLKSGKNKYTVAFIGELDGIICKDSPKASPADGATHTCGHNLQLGILMLIAKAMKEAGIAGQLDGNVAFMAIPAEEYIQLEYRRQLRKENKIKYLSGKQEFIRLGLFDDIDAAIMLHAEPNSEEASIHIYGTGNGFELKDVHCKGKTAHAAAAPHEGINALHALIQGINNINALRDTFRDEDHSRIHYIITKGGDNVNSVPSDTALQGYVRSASIRSIKELSSKFDKAFLSAGENFNAKMSVSTSAGYMPLICNHSLNEIFVSNAGNFLPEDKIYNKGHFMASTDLGDLSHLMPVIQPMMGGIKGGLHSPDFEVVDYNAAITLPAKIAANTIIDLLSNNTLSAILQDYKPELSKKEYLHLMDKK, encoded by the coding sequence ATGGAAAAGATGAAGGAAGCCGTTGAAAAGGCAATAGACCGGAATGCAGCAGAGATTATCGGGCTGGTAAAAGATATAGAACAGCATCCCGAACTGGGCTTTCAGGAACATCGCACTTCTAAGCTTGTAGCCGATTTCCTTCGCGGATGCTCTTATCAAGTAGAAGATGGATTGGCTTTAACGGGATTGAAAACTTCATTAAAATCCGGAAAAAACAAATATACTGTTGCATTTATCGGAGAACTGGATGGCATCATATGTAAAGACAGTCCTAAAGCATCGCCTGCCGACGGGGCAACCCACACCTGCGGGCATAATTTGCAATTGGGTATTCTGATGCTTATAGCCAAAGCGATGAAGGAAGCCGGTATAGCAGGACAGTTGGATGGAAATGTTGCATTTATGGCTATCCCTGCCGAGGAGTATATTCAGTTGGAATACAGGCGGCAACTCAGGAAAGAGAATAAAATAAAATACCTGAGCGGAAAACAGGAGTTTATCCGTCTCGGACTATTCGATGATATAGATGCCGCTATAATGCTTCATGCCGAACCAAACAGTGAAGAAGCATCGATACATATATACGGGACAGGCAACGGATTCGAACTGAAAGATGTTCATTGCAAAGGAAAAACAGCCCATGCCGCTGCCGCCCCCCATGAAGGAATAAATGCCTTGCATGCGCTTATTCAGGGGATAAACAATATTAATGCTTTACGCGATACTTTCCGTGACGAAGATCATAGCCGCATACATTATATTATCACCAAAGGCGGGGACAATGTGAACAGTGTTCCTTCCGATACAGCCCTTCAGGGATATGTACGTTCGGCTTCCATCCGGTCGATAAAGGAACTTTCCTCAAAATTCGATAAGGCGTTCCTTTCCGCAGGGGAAAACTTCAACGCCAAAATGTCGGTCTCCACATCCGCCGGATATATGCCTCTTATCTGTAACCATTCATTGAATGAAATTTTTGTAAGCAATGCTGGAAACTTTCTGCCTGAGGATAAGATTTACAATAAAGGACATTTTATGGCTTCGACCGATCTGGGTGATTTATCCCATCTTATGCCCGTTATTCAGCCAATGATGGGAGGTATAAAGGGTGGCTTGCATTCTCCCGATTTTGAAGTGGTCGATTATAACGCTGCTATAACACTTCCGGCAAAGATAGCTGCTAATACAATTATTGATTTGCTGAGTAATAATACATTGTCTGCCATACTGCAAGATTATAAGCCGGAACTGAGTAAAAAAGAATATCTCCATCTGATGGATAAAAAATGA
- a CDS encoding TonB-dependent receptor: protein MKNRKKLILWAFICSVMLGLSNITAYAYTHDGVENGSNTQELPPASAQQKKIQGIVKDGQGEPLIGASVTVKGTTNATMTDTDGKFSLTVNSGSVIVVTYLGYHSKEITVGSSNDYDIELIENSHVIDDVIVVGYGTMKKQNLTGAVSAVKFDEALSSRPSLSLSSALTGLSAGLNISQLSGTPGAEDVNILVRGRGTMNDASPLVIIDGVPGALNDINPNDVESVSVLKDAASSAIYGSRAANGVILVTTKRGSEGKVNVTYSGYVGWQKAAKTVDFINDMATHMELVNESEGREKYPVSLINDWRTKSAAGDPLYPNTDWYDEMLNTSVLTEHNLTVRGGGKNTNFSLSLGYLDNKGIIDNSGYKKYSFRINVDSKVTKWLDMGANVYGSWSDRDPINVTSFYDNIRNTTPGVIPQYEDGRYGGTMFENFPRVGNPRAYIDNVRGNYERQKLGLKAYAKIKFLKYLEWENSFGFNYDNRNNWEYTRPYSLWNFQTGYEYQASSNIDKLFNGTRRDYTTVLNSLLRFNYSLNKEHNFAVMLGFDQQYNRMDKFDARKGDILGDDAIYIMDAGVENESITGSGTDDALRSYFGRINYDYKGKYLFEANARYDGSSRFHKDNRWGFFPSFSGGWRVTEESFAQPLKNIFDDVKIRGSWGKLGNNRIGDYGYQVVYGSLLYPFGGTLQQGVAPKDLANSKIKWETTTMTNIGLDLVLLKNRLSLSAEYYNKKTTDLLTTIPIPLVFGNFTPPWQNIAEMSNKGMEFQATYHGNVGKDFTYSVSGNLSTISNEVTKYNGDKSISGATITQEGSPYQSFYVLEFDRILQSQEEIDQLIADGYTFATYVGGKPSPGDMLYKDTNGDKIFDDKDRVVKDYSSLPKITYGINISAAYKGIDVNIVGQGVGGVKGYWGNDGFNTFNINEGFLQRAEILNRWTEDNPSTKYPRIRTSGSALNTVNSDYWLYNTSYFRIKSIQLGYTLPKNLTSKFMVERLRVYTNLENYFTFTSFDGYNPENPSMAYPLMKQWVIGLNVTF from the coding sequence ATGAAAAACCGAAAGAAACTTATTTTATGGGCATTTATTTGCTCTGTGATGTTGGGATTGTCCAATATTACTGCATATGCATATACTCATGATGGAGTGGAAAATGGTAGTAATACACAAGAGTTACCACCCGCTTCGGCACAACAGAAAAAAATACAAGGTATTGTTAAGGATGGGCAGGGAGAGCCGCTTATAGGAGCGAGTGTCACCGTAAAAGGTACAACGAATGCCACGATGACCGACACTGACGGTAAATTCTCGTTAACGGTAAATTCCGGCTCAGTAATAGTGGTTACATATCTTGGTTACCATTCGAAGGAAATTACTGTGGGATCAAGTAATGACTATGATATTGAACTGATAGAAAACTCACATGTGATTGATGACGTGATCGTTGTCGGCTATGGTACAATGAAAAAACAAAATCTTACCGGCGCTGTATCGGCAGTTAAGTTTGACGAAGCCTTGTCGAGCCGCCCGTCATTGAGTCTTTCTTCTGCACTGACAGGCCTTAGTGCCGGTCTTAATATCTCTCAGTTATCGGGAACGCCCGGTGCAGAGGATGTCAATATATTGGTGAGAGGTAGAGGTACTATGAACGATGCTTCGCCATTGGTTATTATTGATGGAGTTCCGGGAGCATTGAACGATATTAATCCGAACGATGTAGAGAGTGTATCGGTACTGAAAGATGCTGCATCTTCGGCTATCTATGGTTCCAGGGCAGCTAATGGTGTGATATTAGTAACCACAAAGAGAGGAAGTGAGGGTAAGGTTAATGTTACTTACAGTGGTTATGTAGGGTGGCAAAAAGCCGCAAAAACAGTTGATTTTATTAATGATATGGCCACTCATATGGAGTTGGTCAATGAATCGGAGGGCCGTGAAAAATATCCGGTTAGCCTGATCAATGACTGGAGAACAAAATCTGCAGCAGGCGACCCTCTTTATCCGAATACCGACTGGTATGACGAGATGCTGAACACATCCGTATTAACAGAACATAACCTGACAGTAAGAGGTGGAGGTAAAAATACGAACTTCTCCCTGTCTCTCGGTTATCTTGATAATAAAGGTATTATTGATAACTCAGGCTACAAGAAGTACTCTTTCCGTATCAATGTTGATTCGAAAGTTACAAAATGGCTCGATATGGGTGCAAATGTTTATGGTTCCTGGTCAGACAGGGATCCTATCAATGTGACCAGCTTTTATGATAATATCAGAAATACTACACCCGGCGTTATTCCTCAGTATGAAGATGGACGTTACGGTGGAACAATGTTTGAGAACTTCCCGCGTGTAGGGAATCCCAGAGCATATATTGATAATGTAAGAGGTAATTATGAAAGACAAAAGTTAGGATTAAAAGCTTATGCAAAAATAAAGTTCCTGAAATATCTTGAGTGGGAAAATAGCTTTGGCTTTAATTACGATAACAGAAATAATTGGGAATATACAAGGCCATATTCGTTATGGAATTTTCAGACAGGTTATGAATATCAGGCAAGTTCCAATATAGATAAGCTTTTTAATGGTACACGCAGAGATTATACAACTGTACTGAATTCACTCTTACGCTTCAATTATTCTTTGAATAAAGAGCACAACTTTGCAGTAATGCTTGGTTTCGACCAGCAGTACAACCGCATGGATAAATTCGACGCAAGAAAGGGTGATATACTGGGTGATGATGCTATTTATATCATGGACGCAGGTGTTGAGAACGAGTCGATCACGGGTTCCGGAACAGATGATGCACTCCGTTCGTATTTCGGACGTATCAACTACGATTACAAAGGTAAATATCTGTTCGAAGCAAATGCGCGATACGATGGTTCTTCACGGTTTCACAAAGATAACAGATGGGGATTCTTCCCTTCTTTCTCCGGAGGCTGGAGAGTAACCGAGGAATCGTTCGCCCAACCGTTAAAGAATATTTTCGATGATGTGAAGATAAGAGGTTCATGGGGGAAACTCGGAAACAACAGGATTGGCGATTATGGTTACCAAGTGGTATATGGTTCTCTTCTTTATCCGTTTGGTGGGACTTTACAGCAAGGTGTAGCTCCTAAAGATTTGGCAAATAGTAAGATCAAATGGGAAACCACCACTATGACTAATATCGGTCTGGATCTGGTTCTGTTGAAGAACAGATTGTCTCTGAGCGCTGAGTATTATAATAAAAAGACAACCGACTTATTGACTACAATTCCAATACCTCTCGTATTTGGTAATTTCACCCCGCCTTGGCAAAATATAGCAGAGATGTCGAATAAAGGTATGGAATTTCAGGCGACTTATCATGGAAATGTAGGTAAAGACTTTACTTATAGTGTCAGTGGAAATTTATCGACAATCAGTAATGAAGTGACAAAATATAACGGGGATAAGTCAATCAGCGGAGCGACTATAACACAGGAAGGCAGCCCATATCAAAGTTTTTATGTACTCGAGTTTGACAGGATTCTACAGAGTCAGGAAGAGATAGACCAGCTAATAGCCGATGGATATACATTCGCTACTTATGTGGGTGGAAAACCCAGTCCCGGAGATATGCTATATAAAGATACGAACGGAGATAAAATATTTGATGATAAAGACCGCGTAGTTAAGGATTATTCCTCACTACCTAAAATAACCTACGGAATTAATATCAGTGCGGCTTATAAAGGTATTGATGTCAATATAGTAGGGCAAGGAGTAGGTGGAGTTAAAGGCTACTGGGGAAATGACGGATTTAACACGTTCAATATAAATGAAGGATTCCTGCAAAGGGCCGAAATCCTGAACCGTTGGACAGAAGATAATCCTTCGACTAAATATCCGCGTATACGTACATCAGGGTCTGCGCTGAATACAGTGAATAGTGATTACTGGCTATATAATACATCCTATTTCAGAATAAAATCGATACAGCTGGGATACACTTTGCCTAAAAATTTAACCTCTAAGTTTATGGTTGAAAGATTGAGAGTATATACAAACCTCGAAAATTACTTCACATTTACGAGTTTTGATGGCTACAATCCGGAAAATCCAAGTATGGCATACCCTCTGATGAAGCAATGGGTTATTGGTTTAAATGTAACATTTTAA
- a CDS encoding epimerase, producing MINTPQNERELNDLVSQPSGQLIDFIKTLSGDISILGANGKIGLSLSLMAKRAIEMANVDKKVYAVSRFLSDEGRLLLEEYGIETIACDLNDREQVKSLPKTENVIFMAGRKFGTQGSEPYTWAMNVLMPAVCAEHYKDSKIVAFSTGCVYSLVSKDTGGSVEADRPAPVGEYAQSCLGRERIFEYYSLTEKTPVLLLRLNYSTDLRYGVLCDIAKKIWNDEPVVTDCAYFNISWQGDVNNYTLLALSECSSPANYLNITGPEILSVVEVAKEMASIMGKKAIIKCTENDRSYLNDAAKSFRLFGKPSVTAKELIRMQAEWIMQGGKDIDIPTHFEVGDGKF from the coding sequence ATGATAAACACACCACAAAATGAACGGGAGTTAAACGACTTAGTTTCTCAACCGTCCGGCCAGCTTATTGACTTTATTAAAACACTTTCCGGTGATATTTCTATATTGGGAGCAAACGGAAAGATAGGATTATCCTTATCCCTTATGGCAAAAAGAGCCATAGAAATGGCCAATGTAGATAAGAAAGTGTATGCTGTTTCCCGGTTTTTATCAGATGAGGGCAGACTGTTACTCGAAGAATATGGTATTGAAACCATTGCCTGCGACCTGAATGACAGGGAACAGGTGAAATCGTTGCCCAAAACGGAAAATGTAATATTTATGGCCGGACGGAAGTTCGGAACACAGGGTTCTGAACCATACACATGGGCCATGAATGTATTAATGCCCGCCGTTTGTGCCGAACATTACAAAGATTCGAAGATAGTCGCCTTCTCCACAGGTTGTGTCTATTCATTAGTATCTAAAGATACAGGCGGGTCTGTAGAGGCTGACCGCCCCGCCCCGGTAGGAGAATATGCCCAGTCCTGTCTGGGACGCGAACGCATATTCGAATATTATTCCCTTACAGAAAAAACGCCGGTATTGCTTTTGCGCCTCAATTATTCTACTGACCTGCGGTATGGCGTCTTATGTGATATTGCAAAGAAGATATGGAATGATGAGCCGGTAGTGACAGATTGTGCTTATTTCAATATCTCGTGGCAAGGGGATGTAAATAACTATACATTGCTTGCATTGAGTGAATGTTCGTCCCCTGCAAATTATTTAAATATAACAGGCCCTGAAATACTTTCTGTGGTAGAAGTTGCGAAGGAGATGGCAAGTATAATGGGCAAGAAGGCCATAATCAAATGTACCGAAAATGACAGGTCGTATCTGAATGATGCCGCAAAATCGTTCAGGCTCTTTGGCAAACCTTCTGTAACAGCAAAAGAACTTATCCGCATGCAAGCAGAATGGATTATGCAGGGTGGTAAAGATATAGATATACCTACTCACTTTGAAGTAGGTGACGGTAAATTTTAA
- a CDS encoding Gfo/Idh/MocA family oxidoreductase, which yields MKTQDLSRRDFLKNMGVVGGGGLLLSSLPFLHAYAQKKEKDVAGSKARLAIIGTGSRGMYHINHLLQIPHAEIVAICDIYQPHLDNAAKLCPKAKQYKDYNEAINAADVDGILISTPLNQHAPISIAGLKAGKHVFCEKSMARTLDECKEMYEVYKESGKVLYIGLQRLFDPKYLKALELIQNGTIGEIVGLRNFWYRNNDWRRPVPEPSLEKQINWRLYRESSGGLMTELASHQLQMGTWVNKSLPDYITGFGDILFWKDGREVYDSVSVIYHYSNGLRMTFESIISNKHYGMDEQVLGHKGTLELAQGLLYMENPKPAPGIQQLINQIEHKVFDSIPFAGPSWVPETASKALGEPILDNIQTHDGSNTTGAAVDDGSLALVSAYCTSVITGESMPMLVEEAYYASVLALLGNKAMEERSVIEFPKEYEIPYL from the coding sequence ATGAAAACACAAGATTTATCTCGCAGAGATTTCCTGAAGAATATGGGTGTAGTAGGAGGGGGAGGACTTCTGTTATCTTCTTTACCTTTCCTGCATGCATATGCCCAGAAAAAAGAAAAGGATGTGGCAGGTTCAAAAGCCCGGCTTGCAATTATCGGAACGGGTTCAAGAGGAATGTATCATATCAATCATCTATTACAGATTCCCCATGCTGAAATAGTGGCTATATGTGACATTTACCAGCCTCATCTGGATAATGCGGCAAAGCTATGCCCAAAAGCCAAGCAGTATAAAGATTACAATGAAGCCATTAATGCTGCCGATGTCGATGGTATCCTGATTTCTACTCCTCTCAATCAGCACGCTCCTATTTCCATTGCCGGACTTAAAGCAGGTAAGCACGTATTTTGCGAAAAGTCTATGGCCAGAACTCTGGACGAATGTAAGGAGATGTATGAAGTATATAAAGAGAGCGGCAAAGTATTGTATATTGGTCTGCAACGATTGTTCGACCCTAAATACCTGAAAGCTCTGGAACTCATACAAAACGGTACAATCGGCGAGATTGTAGGACTTCGTAATTTCTGGTATAGGAATAACGACTGGCGCAGGCCTGTACCTGAACCATCATTGGAGAAACAGATAAACTGGCGTTTATACAGGGAGTCTTCAGGTGGTTTGATGACTGAACTTGCATCACATCAACTACAGATGGGTACTTGGGTAAATAAATCCCTGCCTGACTATATTACAGGCTTCGGTGATATTCTTTTCTGGAAAGATGGTCGCGAAGTTTACGATAGTGTAAGCGTTATTTATCATTATTCCAACGGCTTGCGTATGACATTCGAATCCATTATCTCGAATAAGCATTACGGAATGGATGAGCAGGTACTCGGTCACAAGGGTACACTCGAACTTGCCCAGGGGTTGCTATATATGGAAAATCCAAAACCGGCTCCGGGAATACAGCAACTGATAAATCAGATAGAACATAAGGTATTCGACAGTATACCGTTTGCCGGCCCTAGCTGGGTGCCTGAAACTGCATCTAAGGCATTGGGCGAACCTATTTTAGACAACATTCAGACGCACGACGGCTCTAATACAACAGGTGCTGCTGTAGATGACGGTTCACTGGCACTCGTGTCGGCTTACTGTACCTCGGTCATCACCGGAGAATCAATGCCGATGCTTGTCGAAGAAGCATATTATGCATCTGTTTTGGCTCTGTTGGGAAATAAAGCGATGGAAGAACGTTCTGTAATTGAGTTCCCTAAAGAATACGAAATACCTTACTTATAA
- a CDS encoding dihydrodipicolinate synthase family protein: protein MKITDIDIDLLNTFRKGTVIPATPLALTKGRKLDERYQKALVRYYIDCGVGGIAIGVHSTQFEIREHGMYESLLTLVSKEIDSWSDLQNKKILKIAGVCGKTEQAVGEASFAVSAGYHAALVSLSALKNNCLDDLIKHCRRIAQIMPIIGFYMQPSVGGIVLPFEFWKEFASIPNVLGIKAAPFDRYKTFDVVRAICESGKEDDITLYTGNDDNIIIDLLTEYKVETTKGTKSLRIKGGLLGHWCVWTQKAVELLDEVHTIIASGKDIPAELLTRAVQITDSNAAFFDSRNNFSGCIPGLHEVLFRQGLMTNVLCLNTEEVLSDGQKDEISRVYRSYPHLNDDEFIRMNLNKWLM, encoded by the coding sequence ATGAAAATCACAGATATCGATATAGACTTACTAAATACATTCCGAAAAGGAACCGTTATTCCCGCCACTCCTTTGGCCTTGACCAAAGGCCGTAAATTGGATGAACGGTATCAGAAGGCGCTTGTCCGTTATTATATCGATTGCGGGGTGGGTGGAATAGCTATAGGTGTTCATTCCACTCAATTCGAGATTCGAGAACACGGAATGTATGAAAGCCTGCTGACTCTTGTATCCAAAGAGATAGACTCTTGGTCTGACTTACAGAATAAAAAAATACTGAAAATAGCAGGCGTCTGCGGAAAAACCGAACAGGCCGTCGGTGAAGCATCCTTCGCTGTGTCGGCAGGTTATCATGCGGCACTGGTAAGCCTTTCCGCACTGAAAAATAATTGCCTTGATGATCTTATTAAACATTGTCGAAGAATTGCCCAAATAATGCCCATTATAGGTTTCTATATGCAACCTTCGGTGGGCGGAATCGTGTTACCTTTTGAGTTTTGGAAGGAGTTTGCTTCTATTCCGAATGTACTTGGGATAAAAGCAGCTCCTTTTGATAGATACAAAACTTTCGATGTAGTCAGGGCGATTTGCGAATCCGGAAAAGAGGATGACATAACTCTATACACAGGCAATGACGATAATATCATTATAGATTTGCTTACCGAATATAAAGTTGAGACTACAAAAGGGACTAAAAGTCTGAGAATAAAAGGCGGATTACTCGGGCATTGGTGCGTATGGACTCAAAAAGCTGTTGAGCTTCTGGATGAAGTCCATACTATCATTGCTTCCGGAAAAGATATTCCTGCTGAATTATTGACACGTGCCGTACAGATTACGGATTCGAACGCGGCATTTTTCGATTCCAGGAATAATTTTTCCGGCTGTATTCCCGGCTTACACGAAGTCTTGTTCAGGCAGGGGCTTATGACCAATGTATTATGCCTGAATACCGAAGAGGTATTGTCGGATGGGCAAAAAGATGAAATATCCAGAGTGTACAGGTCTTATCCGCATCTGAATGACGATGAATTTATCCGGATGAATCTTAATAAGTGGTTAATGTAA
- a CDS encoding Nramp family divalent metal transporter yields MKIKNPFFQQLFSSFGPGLITAALVLGPGTITVCSNAGALTGYSMLWVIVVSSLFMICMTRVAAKMGCVSPVSLLTNIENNYGRIVAILVGFSVCFSCSGFQTGNTIGLGISLNELFGGSLALWTVIFLIVTLIFIWTSSNFYSLLEKTMIFLVMIMIVAFVGNLFFIDIDGGSLFKGLIPSIPSPSNKALWIAVASTSFSVAGAAGQAYMVQGKKWKAEDLKKGLRDATFGILILSALGAIIIITSAAIMHPKGLTIKNAVDMALQLEPFLGSFGKWLFLIGLFATSFSSYVSNAALGGMFLCEALHLGKSINDRWVKVFASGILVLGTIIAIIFGSNPIQLIVFAQSMTIFGAPIVAVAILFLSNNKKVVGDYRNSHILNIVLTIATAWAIFISVNQLIALIQN; encoded by the coding sequence ATGAAGATAAAAAATCCTTTCTTTCAGCAACTGTTTTCATCGTTCGGTCCCGGACTAATAACGGCAGCACTCGTTTTAGGTCCGGGTACTATTACTGTTTGCAGTAATGCGGGGGCACTTACAGGTTATTCTATGCTGTGGGTAATTGTTGTTTCCAGCTTGTTTATGATCTGTATGACACGGGTTGCAGCCAAGATGGGGTGTGTATCTCCCGTATCATTATTGACTAATATCGAAAATAATTACGGCCGCATAGTGGCTATACTTGTCGGGTTCAGCGTTTGTTTCAGTTGCTCGGGATTCCAGACAGGCAATACAATCGGATTAGGCATATCATTGAATGAACTTTTTGGCGGAAGCCTTGCTTTGTGGACAGTTATATTCCTGATCGTCACCCTTATTTTTATCTGGACATCCAGCAACTTTTATTCATTACTGGAAAAGACAATGATATTTCTGGTAATGATAATGATAGTCGCTTTCGTAGGAAACCTTTTCTTCATAGATATTGACGGGGGAAGTCTTTTTAAAGGACTTATCCCGTCTATTCCGTCACCTTCGAATAAAGCCCTGTGGATAGCGGTTGCCTCTACCTCATTTAGTGTTGCCGGAGCTGCCGGGCAGGCATATATGGTACAAGGGAAAAAATGGAAAGCCGAAGATCTTAAGAAAGGACTGAGAGATGCTACTTTCGGCATTCTTATTTTGAGCGCTTTAGGAGCTATTATAATTATTACATCAGCAGCTATTATGCACCCTAAGGGCTTAACTATAAAAAATGCCGTTGATATGGCACTGCAATTGGAGCCTTTTCTTGGCTCTTTCGGTAAGTGGCTTTTCCTTATAGGCTTGTTTGCCACATCTTTTTCGTCATACGTTTCCAATGCGGCATTGGGCGGAATGTTTCTGTGTGAAGCATTACATCTGGGTAAATCTATAAATGACCGCTGGGTAAAAGTATTTGCTTCCGGCATATTAGTTCTGGGTACAATTATCGCGATCATATTTGGTTCCAACCCTATTCAGCTGATTGTTTTTGCGCAATCTATGACCATATTCGGGGCGCCGATTGTTGCTGTAGCGATTCTGTTTCTATCTAATAACAAGAAAGTGGTAGGAGACTACCGGAATTCCCATATTCTGAATATCGTTCTGACCATTGCTACGGCGTGGGCAATATTTATTTCTGTAAATCAACTTATTGCTTTAATTCAAAACTAA
- a CDS encoding putative oxidoreductase C-terminal domain-containing protein, which produces MKQIKYIFCFLPVLILMTACNMQSKSKKFNGSEGEVRLITVAPAHFHAALLQKSMLKQLNYNVQVYAPNGPELNSYVDMINSYNTRENNPTYWNLKVYTGDDFFEKMLSDKSGNVVVLAGNNQLKTDYILRSVGAGLNVLADKPMAIDKASFEQLRDAFILSAKNDVLLYDIMTERYNFINILNRVLMQDKELFGAITKGTPENPAVEMESVHHFYKIVSGNPLIRPAWYYDVEQQGEGIVDVTTHLIDIVNWKCFPEVALDYKKDVKITDASHWATPVTLEQFHRSTKAEKFPDYLNKYIKDSVLYVNANGTISYQVKGVNVGIKVVWDYQAPEGTGDTHKTIINGTKAVLLVLQGKEQDYKSRLYIKKGAETTESDFRKNIERAINDLKNIYPVSLKEAYDGMLEIEISPSMDDGHEAHFSKVAEKYFNFLITREMPDWEVPNMLVKYYITTTALELAKEKDSAH; this is translated from the coding sequence GTTTTCTTCCGGTTTTGATTCTAATGACAGCTTGTAATATGCAATCGAAAAGTAAGAAGTTTAACGGTTCGGAAGGTGAAGTACGCTTGATCACAGTAGCTCCTGCACACTTCCATGCGGCTTTATTGCAAAAATCGATGTTGAAACAACTCAACTACAACGTACAGGTATATGCTCCGAACGGGCCCGAACTGAATAGCTATGTGGATATGATTAATTCATATAACACCCGTGAGAATAATCCCACATATTGGAACCTTAAAGTATATACAGGGGATGATTTCTTCGAAAAAATGCTATCCGATAAGAGCGGGAACGTTGTAGTGCTGGCAGGAAATAACCAGTTGAAAACCGATTATATCCTGCGCTCCGTCGGTGCAGGATTGAATGTCCTTGCCGACAAACCGATGGCAATAGATAAAGCTTCTTTCGAGCAATTGAGGGATGCGTTCATCCTTTCTGCAAAGAATGATGTACTTTTGTATGATATCATGACCGAACGCTATAATTTTATCAATATTCTGAACCGTGTGCTGATGCAGGACAAAGAACTCTTTGGCGCTATTACCAAAGGTACGCCGGAAAATCCTGCCGTAGAAATGGAGAGCGTACACCATTTCTATAAAATCGTATCGGGAAATCCTCTTATCCGTCCTGCATGGTATTACGATGTGGAGCAGCAGGGCGAAGGGATTGTGGATGTTACCACGCATCTGATTGATATTGTCAACTGGAAGTGCTTCCCTGAGGTTGCGTTGGATTATAAGAAAGATGTAAAAATAACGGATGCCAGCCATTGGGCAACGCCTGTCACTTTAGAACAATTCCACCGTTCTACAAAGGCAGAGAAGTTTCCGGATTATTTGAATAAATATATAAAAGATTCTGTGTTATACGTCAATGCTAATGGTACGATCAGCTATCAGGTAAAGGGAGTGAATGTCGGAATAAAAGTAGTATGGGATTATCAGGCACCTGAAGGGACCGGAGATACGCATAAGACAATTATTAACGGGACCAAAGCGGTACTCTTAGTATTACAGGGAAAAGAGCAAGACTATAAATCCAGGCTTTATATCAAAAAAGGGGCAGAAACTACCGAAAGCGATTTCAGGAAGAATATTGAAAGAGCAATCAACGACCTGAAAAATATTTATCCCGTTTCCCTCAAAGAAGCATATGACGGCATGTTGGAGATAGAAATATCTCCGAGTATGGACGACGGGCATGAAGCACACTTTTCGAAAGTAGCGGAGAAGTATTTCAACTTTCTTATTACCCGTGAAATGCCTGATTGGGAAGTACCTAACATGTTGGTAAAATATTATATAACAACTACTGCCCTCGAACTTGCTAAAGAAAAAGATTCGGCGCATTGA